In the Gemmatimonadaceae bacterium genome, one interval contains:
- a CDS encoding alkaline phosphatase family protein, with protein sequence MRFRFAVAAVCISIVGCAATLPQPAPAAKPALVVFITVDQLLPEYYDRWKHQLDGGLALLYREGAVFQNGYQDHAVTETAPGHASTMSGRFPVNTGIASNSVGVADPTTTLTGTIGQGASPHRFEGTTLTDWLLARDPSTRVLSVSRKDRGAILPIGKSKAQVFWFSPAWSGEGNGAFVTSSYYASELPRWVRDFNARRIPHSYAGKAWDLLLPAAAYTEPDSVPVENLGRDFLFPHFAPEDSAAIGYLLPNYPWIDEVTLELALEGVNRMQLGAGGRTDLLAVSLSGMDGTGHAFGPDSREVHDHILRLDRMLGRFLDSLFTLRGRGNVIVALTADHGVAPFIDVSGKTKNPEATRVFIGPVVAQARQMISDAGGDTTAIGFGSGALSLDRARLGNVNVDALVATFADSAARIPGVLRVDRLSELARRDTVQDHIARRWLHMFRPGDDEAALVITLTPYSYWGAGTYATHGTPHDYDARVPIIFFGAPFNAGMHQQAVRVVDMAPTLARALGVTPLERLDGVALTAALR encoded by the coding sequence ATGCGCTTTCGTTTTGCTGTCGCCGCAGTCTGCATCTCCATCGTTGGCTGCGCGGCCACTCTGCCACAGCCCGCGCCGGCCGCAAAGCCGGCTCTCGTCGTATTCATCACCGTGGACCAGCTGCTGCCGGAGTACTACGACCGGTGGAAGCACCAGCTCGACGGCGGGCTCGCGCTGCTGTATCGCGAGGGCGCGGTATTTCAGAACGGGTATCAGGACCATGCCGTCACGGAGACCGCGCCGGGCCACGCCAGCACGATGTCGGGGCGGTTTCCCGTGAACACCGGCATAGCGTCGAACAGCGTGGGCGTGGCGGATCCGACCACGACGCTCACCGGCACGATCGGTCAGGGCGCGTCACCGCACCGGTTCGAGGGAACGACACTCACCGATTGGCTGCTGGCGCGCGATCCGTCGACGCGCGTCCTGTCCGTTTCCCGCAAGGACAGGGGCGCGATCCTTCCCATAGGCAAGAGCAAGGCGCAGGTGTTCTGGTTCTCGCCGGCTTGGTCGGGTGAAGGCAACGGCGCGTTCGTGACGAGCAGCTACTACGCCAGCGAGCTGCCGCGGTGGGTGCGCGACTTCAACGCGCGGCGCATCCCGCACTCGTACGCGGGGAAGGCGTGGGACCTGCTGCTCCCCGCGGCCGCGTACACGGAGCCGGACAGCGTCCCCGTCGAGAACCTCGGGCGCGACTTCTTGTTTCCGCACTTTGCGCCGGAGGATTCCGCGGCGATCGGCTACCTGCTCCCGAATTATCCCTGGATCGATGAAGTCACGTTGGAGCTCGCGCTCGAGGGAGTGAACCGAATGCAGCTCGGCGCCGGCGGGCGAACGGACCTGCTGGCGGTCTCGCTCTCGGGGATGGACGGCACCGGCCACGCGTTCGGACCCGACTCGCGCGAGGTGCACGACCACATACTCCGGCTCGACCGCATGCTCGGCCGGTTCCTCGACTCCCTGTTCACACTGCGCGGCCGCGGCAACGTCATCGTGGCGCTCACGGCGGACCACGGCGTCGCTCCCTTCATAGACGTCAGCGGAAAGACGAAGAATCCCGAGGCGACGCGGGTATTCATCGGCCCGGTGGTGGCGCAGGCGCGGCAGATGATTAGCGACGCCGGCGGAGACACGACGGCCATCGGATTCGGGAGCGGCGCACTGAGTCTCGACCGGGCCCGGCTCGGGAACGTGAACGTCGACGCGCTGGTCGCGACGTTCGCCGACAGCGCCGCGCGCATTCCCGGCGTGCTGCGCGTGGACCGGCTCAGCGAGCTCGCGCGCAGAGACACCGTGCAGGACCATATCGCGCGGCGCTGGCTGCACATGTTCCGGCCCGGCGACGACGAAGCCGCCCTGGTGATCACGCTGACGCCGTACAGCTACTGGGGGGCGGGCACCTACGCCACGCACGGGACTCCGCACGACTATGACGCCCGCGTGC